A genome region from Actinobacillus arthritidis includes the following:
- the trmB gene encoding tRNA (guanosine(46)-N7)-methyltransferase TrmB, producing the protein MSEKQTFADKKRKTVEQAEFTEDGRYLRKVRSFVLRTGRLSDYQRDMMNNNWANLGLDYQNTPFNFEQIFGNNNPVVLEIGFGMGRSLVEMAEQNPDRNYIGIEVHTPGVGACIAYAVEKGVKNLRVICHDATEILRDSIADGSLGGLQLYFPDPWQKAKHHKRRIVQPEFITRVLTKLGDNGFIHFATDWENYAEHMLEVLRQFEKELRNTSATNDFIPRPDFRPLTKFEERGHRLGHGVWDLYFVKQTQSV; encoded by the coding sequence ATGTCAGAAAAACAAACTTTTGCAGATAAAAAACGTAAAACCGTAGAACAAGCTGAATTTACCGAAGATGGTCGCTATCTTCGTAAAGTGCGTAGTTTCGTATTACGTACCGGGCGTTTAAGTGATTATCAACGTGATATGATGAATAATAACTGGGCGAATCTCGGTTTGGATTATCAAAACACGCCTTTCAATTTTGAACAGATTTTCGGTAACAACAATCCGGTTGTGTTAGAAATCGGTTTTGGTATGGGACGTTCATTGGTTGAAATGGCGGAGCAAAATCCGGATCGAAACTACATTGGTATTGAAGTGCATACACCGGGTGTTGGTGCTTGTATCGCTTATGCGGTAGAAAAAGGTGTAAAAAACTTGCGTGTGATTTGCCATGATGCCACGGAAATTTTACGTGATTCGATTGCCGACGGTTCGCTTGGTGGTTTACAACTCTATTTCCCGGATCCATGGCAAAAAGCGAAACACCATAAACGCCGCATCGTACAGCCGGAATTTATCACTCGAGTGCTAACTAAATTAGGTGATAATGGTTTTATCCATTTCGCAACCGACTGGGAAAACTACGCAGAACATATGTTGGAAGTATTACGTCAATTCGAGAAAGAATTACGCAATACTTCGGCAACCAATGACTTTATTCCACGCCCGGATTTTCGTCCTTTAACCAAGTTTGAAGAACGCGGTCATCGTCTTGGACACGGTGTGTGGGACTTATATTTCGTTAAACAAACACAATCGGTTTAA
- a CDS encoding beta-ketoacyl-ACP synthase III: MYSKILATGSYLPAQIRTNADLEKMVDTTDEWIFTRSGMKERRIATAEETVATMGAEATKKALEVAKIDPNEINLIVVGTTTNSHAYPSATCQIQGMLDIKDAIAFDVVYACTGFVYALSVADQFVRTGKVKKALVIGSDLNSRALDETDRSTVVLFGDGAGAVILEASEEQGIISTHLHSSSDTEYMLALPAQKRGDEKSGFIQMQGNATFKLAVGQLSSVVEETLEANNLQKSDLDWLVPHQANIRIIATTAKKLEMDMSQVVLTVEKYGNNSATTVPVALDEAVRDGRIQRGQLLLLEAFGGGWTWGSALVRF, translated from the coding sequence ATGTACAGCAAAATTCTAGCAACAGGCAGTTATTTACCTGCTCAAATTCGTACTAATGCTGATTTAGAAAAAATGGTAGATACAACCGATGAGTGGATTTTTACTCGATCAGGAATGAAAGAACGCCGTATTGCCACAGCAGAAGAAACGGTGGCGACAATGGGAGCGGAAGCGACTAAAAAAGCATTGGAAGTAGCAAAAATCGATCCTAATGAAATTAATCTTATCGTAGTTGGAACGACAACAAACTCACATGCCTATCCAAGTGCGACTTGCCAAATTCAAGGCATGTTAGATATTAAAGATGCAATTGCTTTTGATGTCGTCTACGCTTGTACCGGTTTTGTTTATGCGTTAAGTGTTGCTGATCAATTTGTACGTACTGGAAAAGTAAAAAAAGCCTTGGTTATCGGCTCTGATTTAAATTCTCGTGCATTAGATGAAACTGATCGCAGTACGGTTGTGTTATTCGGTGACGGAGCCGGTGCGGTTATTCTTGAAGCCAGTGAAGAGCAAGGTATTATTTCAACTCACTTACATTCATCTTCCGATACAGAATATATGCTTGCTTTACCGGCACAAAAGCGTGGTGATGAAAAATCCGGCTTTATTCAAATGCAAGGCAACGCCACCTTTAAATTGGCGGTAGGTCAGCTTTCAAGCGTAGTGGAAGAAACCCTTGAAGCCAATAACTTACAAAAATCGGATTTAGACTGGTTAGTGCCGCATCAAGCGAATATTCGTATTATTGCCACAACCGCAAAAAAACTCGAAATGGATATGTCGCAAGTGGTATTAACAGTTGAAAAATACGGCAATAACAGTGCGACAACCGTGCCTGTTGCGTTAGATGAAGCGGTGCGTGACGGACGTATTCAACGCGGTCAATTATTATTACTTGAAGCATTTGGTGGCGGTTGGACTTGGGGTTCTGCCCTTGTTCGTTTTTAG
- the yceD gene encoding 23S rRNA accumulation protein YceD, with translation MQKVKLPLTIDPYKDAQRRMDYEGYFPSSLLSRLGESVCNVLSDAQVTLSLYVDPQRLTVIKGTAKVEVEFDCQRCGNPFTQTLDCSFCFSPVSNMDQADNLPEIYEPIEVNEFGEVNLLDMIEDEFIIELPLVPMHSEEHCEVSVSEQVFGELPEELAKKPNPFAVLANLKKN, from the coding sequence ATGCAAAAGGTAAAACTACCCCTTACTATTGACCCATATAAAGACGCTCAGCGTCGAATGGATTACGAAGGCTATTTTCCAAGTAGTCTACTTAGTCGTTTGGGTGAATCAGTATGTAATGTGCTAAGCGATGCACAAGTTACTCTCTCGTTATATGTTGATCCACAACGCTTAACCGTCATTAAAGGGACGGCGAAAGTTGAGGTGGAATTTGATTGTCAACGATGTGGTAACCCGTTTACACAAACGCTTGACTGTTCGTTTTGTTTCAGTCCAGTGTCCAATATGGATCAGGCGGACAATTTGCCCGAAATTTATGAACCTATCGAAGTAAACGAGTTCGGTGAAGTAAATTTACTAGATATGATTGAAGATGAATTTATCATCGAATTGCCTCTAGTCCCGATGCATAGTGAAGAACACTGTGAAGTGTCCGTGAGTGAACAGGTGTTTGGCGAATTGCCGGAAGAATTGGCGAAAAAACCTAACCCGTTCGCTGTATTAGCTAATTTAAAGAAAAACTAG
- a CDS encoding cytochrome-c peroxidase, with protein MKKYLLSALAVAGIGYFSLVGYAYWFDKEQAPKLLVMTELPESHQAVAGVMFENGCQYCHTPNAELPTYSKLPIASQMLATDIEKGTRFFRLDRLIEGMKDPSKLSEADLAKLEQVIRNDEMPIAKYIHIHWGSRPDDAQKKIILDWITAQRQAHFLPKTEGADATRLVQPIPAQLATDPHKVALGEGLYFDGRLSGDGSIQCHTCHQLAQGGVDNLPVSEGIHGLKGGINAPTVFNATFNKWQFWDGRAKTLADQAGGPPTNPVEMGSKTWDEILARLSKDEDFMRRFLAVYPHLDQANVTDAIGEFEKTLITPNSAFDRFLKGDQNALTDVQKRGYEHFKNAKCDTCHTGTAMGGQSFEYMGLYGDYFKDRGTELTDADQGRYAVTKDPSDMHRFKVPTLRNVALTAPYMHDASAKDLKEAVRIMGIYQSNKQFSDTELNELVAFLESLTGEYKGKLLTNEKVK; from the coding sequence ATGAAAAAATATTTACTTTCAGCCTTAGCCGTTGCCGGTATTGGCTATTTTTCTCTCGTGGGATATGCGTATTGGTTCGATAAAGAACAAGCGCCTAAATTACTTGTCATGACCGAATTACCGGAGTCACATCAAGCCGTTGCGGGTGTGATGTTTGAAAATGGCTGTCAATACTGTCACACACCGAATGCAGAATTACCTACTTATTCAAAATTACCTATCGCAAGCCAAATGTTAGCGACAGACATTGAAAAGGGAACTCGCTTTTTCCGTTTGGATCGTCTAATTGAAGGAATGAAAGATCCAAGTAAACTTTCTGAGGCTGATTTGGCTAAATTAGAGCAAGTTATTCGCAATGATGAAATGCCGATTGCGAAATATATCCACATACACTGGGGTTCTCGTCCTGATGATGCACAGAAAAAAATCATTTTGGATTGGATTACAGCTCAACGCCAAGCACATTTCTTACCAAAAACAGAAGGTGCAGATGCTACTCGTTTAGTACAACCAATCCCGGCTCAATTAGCAACCGATCCGCATAAAGTTGCATTAGGTGAAGGACTTTATTTTGACGGACGTTTATCTGGTGATGGTTCAATCCAATGCCATACCTGCCATCAATTAGCTCAAGGAGGTGTGGATAACTTACCGGTGTCGGAAGGGATTCACGGCTTAAAAGGCGGAATCAATGCACCAACCGTATTTAATGCGACATTTAATAAATGGCAATTTTGGGACGGTCGTGCGAAAACATTAGCTGATCAAGCGGGCGGTCCGCCAACCAATCCGGTTGAGATGGGGTCAAAAACTTGGGATGAGATCTTAGCGAGATTAAGCAAAGACGAAGACTTTATGCGACGTTTCTTAGCGGTTTATCCACATCTTGACCAAGCAAATGTGACCGATGCGATTGGTGAATTTGAGAAAACGCTTATTACACCGAATAGTGCCTTCGACCGTTTCTTAAAAGGTGATCAAAACGCATTAACTGACGTACAAAAACGTGGTTATGAACATTTCAAAAATGCGAAATGTGACACCTGTCATACTGGTACGGCAATGGGTGGACAATCATTTGAATATATGGGCTTATACGGCGACTACTTCAAAGATCGTGGTACGGAATTAACCGATGCGGATCAAGGTCGTTATGCAGTAACGAAAGATCCAAGTGATATGCATCGTTTCAAAGTACCGACTTTACGTAACGTAGCGTTGACCGCACCATATATGCACGATGCGAGTGCGAAAGATTTAAAAGAAGCGGTTCGTATTATGGGGATTTATCAAAGCAATAAACAGTTCTCTGATACGGAGCTTAATGAGTTAGTTGCTTTCTTAGAATCACTAACCGGTGAATATAAAGGCAAATTACTAACCAATGAAAAAGTGAAATAA
- a CDS encoding YggT family protein, translating into MEFLAPVLSIIIGFFSFVLILRTWLQFCRVDPYMPLSQSLLRLTSPLVNPVSKVLPTVKHINFAALLIALLLLAFEKFVLGVPVAMAVLAGLLGVLKTFGQILFFTTLIRALMSWVTRGDHPLDYMVAQITEPVLGFIRKLLPRTGMLDFSVMVLGFGLILLNNLFYNIFGVLWAIA; encoded by the coding sequence ATGGAATTTCTAGCCCCGGTTCTTTCAATCATTATTGGCTTTTTTAGCTTTGTATTAATTTTGCGTACTTGGCTTCAATTTTGCCGTGTTGATCCCTATATGCCGTTATCCCAATCCCTTTTACGCCTTACTTCACCCTTAGTGAATCCGGTAAGTAAAGTGCTCCCGACCGTAAAACATATCAATTTTGCCGCATTACTGATTGCGTTGTTATTGCTTGCATTCGAGAAATTTGTGTTAGGCGTACCCGTTGCAATGGCAGTATTAGCCGGCTTACTAGGTGTCTTGAAAACCTTCGGTCAAATTCTGTTTTTCACCACTTTAATTCGTGCCTTAATGAGTTGGGTCACACGTGGTGATCACCCGTTAGATTATATGGTGGCACAAATCACCGAGCCGGTATTAGGCTTTATCCGTAAATTATTACCGCGTACCGGTATGTTGGATTTTTCGGTGATGGTACTCGGTTTCGGTCTAATTCTACTCAATAACCTTTTCTATAATATATTTGGCGTGCTTTGGGCGATTGCTTAA
- the ttdB gene encoding L(+)-tartrate dehydratase subunit beta, whose product MSDKKILTTPIKAEDLEDINIGDIIYLNGYIVTCRDVAHRRLINNGRELPVDINGGAIFHAGPIIRPLGDDKYEMVSVGPTTSMRMEKFEKEFIKQTGVKVIVGKGGMGQGTMEGCRDYKALHCVFPAGCAVLAAECVEEIVDAQWKDLGMPETLWVCKVKEFGPLIVSIDTHGRNIFEENKVIFNERKDKAIEEICKHVDFIK is encoded by the coding sequence ATGAGCGACAAAAAAATCTTGACCACACCAATCAAAGCAGAAGACTTGGAAGACATCAACATTGGCGACATCATTTATTTGAACGGTTATATCGTCACTTGTCGTGATGTGGCACACCGTCGTTTAATCAATAACGGACGTGAATTACCAGTGGATATCAACGGTGGTGCAATATTCCATGCAGGTCCAATTATTCGACCGCTTGGTGATGATAAATATGAAATGGTTTCGGTCGGTCCAACTACTTCAATGCGAATGGAAAAATTCGAGAAAGAATTTATCAAGCAAACCGGCGTGAAGGTAATCGTTGGTAAAGGCGGTATGGGACAAGGCACAATGGAAGGCTGTCGCGATTATAAAGCATTACATTGTGTATTCCCTGCTGGCTGTGCAGTATTGGCGGCTGAATGTGTAGAAGAAATTGTTGATGCACAATGGAAAGACCTCGGTATGCCTGAAACGCTTTGGGTATGCAAAGTGAAAGAGTTCGGTCCGTTAATTGTGTCTATTGATACCCACGGTCGCAATATTTTTGAAGAAAATAAAGTTATCTTCAACGAACGCAAAGACAAAGCGATTGAAGAAATCTGCAAACACGTTGATTTCATCAAATAG
- a CDS encoding zinc ribbon domain-containing protein YjdM: MTYPVCPKCKSENTYHDSIQFVCPDCAYEWNGEEVEEQDEDQLIVKDSNGNLLADGDDVLLIKDLKLKGSSEVLKKGTKFKGIRLVNGDHNVDCGKIMLKSEFLKKA; the protein is encoded by the coding sequence ATGACATACCCTGTTTGCCCTAAATGCAAAAGCGAAAACACTTATCACGATTCAATTCAATTTGTTTGTCCTGACTGTGCCTATGAATGGAACGGAGAAGAAGTTGAAGAACAAGATGAAGACCAATTAATTGTGAAAGATAGCAATGGTAATTTATTAGCTGATGGCGATGATGTCTTGCTAATTAAGGATTTAAAGCTAAAAGGTTCATCTGAAGTATTAAAAAAAGGGACTAAATTCAAAGGTATTCGCTTAGTAAACGGCGATCATAATGTTGATTGCGGTAAAATTATGCTGAAATCAGAATTTTTGAAAAAAGCCTAA
- a CDS encoding fumarate hydratase gives MKLQAVQSKKALFRPLGERNSNEKATYMEQLLEDGINSIGLGPQGLMGRMSVLGVNIENTARHPSVIGVSVNVGCWAHRKGHIIFDKDLNYTITSHSGVTL, from the coding sequence TTGAAACTGCAAGCAGTACAATCTAAAAAAGCATTATTTCGTCCTCTAGGTGAACGTAACTCAAATGAAAAAGCGACTTATATGGAGCAACTATTAGAGGATGGAATCAATAGTATCGGTTTAGGTCCACAAGGCTTAATGGGTAGAATGTCAGTATTAGGGGTAAACATTGAAAATACCGCTCGCCATCCGTCAGTTATCGGTGTAAGTGTAAATGTGGGCTGTTGGGCACACCGCAAAGGACATATTATTTTCGATAAAGACCTCAACTACACCATTACTTCACATTCGGGGGTGACACTATGA
- a CDS encoding oxaloacetate decarboxylase subunit gamma, which yields MTNAELFGEGINLMISGMGFVLLFLIVLIYAISFISTLINKYFPEPIPAPAAKPVSNSTPINDLERLRPVIVAAIAHHRRQQGLK from the coding sequence ATGACAAATGCAGAACTTTTTGGTGAAGGCATAAATTTGATGATTTCAGGAATGGGCTTTGTGTTACTTTTCCTTATCGTGTTAATTTATGCAATTAGCTTCATTTCTACGCTAATTAATAAATACTTCCCTGAACCTATCCCTGCTCCCGCGGCAAAACCTGTGTCAAACAGCACTCCAATCAATGATTTAGAACGTTTACGACCTGTGATTGTAGCCGCTATCGCTCATCACCGTCGCCAACAAGGATTAAAATAA
- a CDS encoding fumarate hydratase, translated as MMTKEEGIRYLTDTIAKFVGFTGKVLPDDVMAKLEELRKKEEEQLPKIIYGAMFDNQRLAKKLNRPSCQDTGVIQFFVKCGANFPYIGELEALLKESVIQATKEAPLRHNSVETFDEYNTGLNVGKGTPSVFWEIIPDSDKLELDTYMAGGGCSLPGQAKVLMPGEGYEGVTKFVLDVMTSYGLNACPPLLVGVGIATSVETASSTI; from the coding sequence ATGATGACAAAAGAAGAAGGCATACGTTATCTAACTGATACCATTGCTAAATTTGTCGGTTTTACCGGTAAAGTATTACCTGACGACGTAATGGCAAAATTAGAAGAATTACGTAAGAAAGAGGAAGAACAATTACCAAAAATTATTTACGGTGCAATGTTCGATAACCAACGTTTAGCCAAAAAATTAAATCGTCCAAGTTGCCAAGACACTGGTGTAATTCAATTTTTTGTGAAATGCGGAGCTAATTTCCCTTACATTGGTGAGCTTGAAGCACTATTAAAAGAATCGGTTATTCAAGCGACTAAAGAAGCGCCGTTACGCCATAACAGTGTGGAGACCTTTGATGAATATAATACCGGTTTGAATGTAGGTAAAGGCACACCAAGTGTATTTTGGGAAATTATACCGGACAGTGACAAACTGGAATTAGATACTTATATGGCAGGCGGTGGTTGTTCATTACCTGGACAAGCAAAAGTGCTTATGCCAGGTGAAGGATACGAAGGTGTAACCAAATTTGTGTTGGATGTGATGACTAGTTACGGTTTAAATGCCTGTCCGCCATTATTAGTTGGTGTAGGAATTGCAACTTCCGTTGAAACTGCAAGCAGTACAATCTAA
- a CDS encoding cytochrome C assembly family protein, with protein sequence MLFATLAMLAYFTALLWVTPTLVNLEHQTADQKPNIKAVFGFGLLAVLFHTISLSQEFILRGIGQNFSLANVNSMMSLLLTAFATLALPRWKTVWFPLMVVYTFGICSVAISTFTSGNFVKNIAQNTGLIFHLGIAIFSYALFFLALIYAFQLKWLDKKLKSKKAVFCSMLPPLMTVERHFFTLTLVAQALLTVTLISGMIYLHNFFAPEQIHKAIFSFLAWLVYNIQLLGQWKFRWRGNRVLIYSILGTILLTVGYFGSHFV encoded by the coding sequence ATGTTATTTGCTACTTTAGCGATGCTCGCTTATTTTACCGCATTATTATGGGTTACTCCCACACTCGTCAATTTAGAACACCAAACTGCAGATCAAAAACCGAATATTAAAGCGGTCTTTGGTTTCGGTTTGCTTGCCGTACTATTCCACACTATCAGCTTATCTCAGGAATTTATTTTAAGGGGAATAGGGCAAAATTTCTCGCTCGCAAACGTAAATTCAATGATGAGTTTATTACTAACGGCCTTCGCTACACTGGCTTTACCGCGTTGGAAAACTGTTTGGTTTCCGTTGATGGTCGTTTATACCTTTGGTATCTGTAGTGTCGCCATCTCTACTTTTACAAGCGGTAATTTTGTCAAAAATATTGCACAAAACACTGGGCTTATATTCCATTTAGGCATTGCAATTTTTTCTTATGCTCTGTTTTTCCTCGCTTTAATTTATGCATTCCAATTAAAATGGCTAGATAAGAAACTTAAAAGTAAAAAAGCAGTTTTTTGTAGTATGTTACCACCGTTAATGACTGTAGAACGCCACTTTTTTACACTAACATTAGTCGCTCAAGCATTGCTCACGGTGACATTAATTTCAGGTATGATTTATTTACATAACTTCTTTGCACCGGAACAAATCCATAAAGCAATATTCTCATTCCTTGCTTGGCTTGTTTACAATATCCAGCTTTTAGGACAATGGAAATTCCGTTGGCGTGGAAATCGGGTGCTAATTTATTCGATTTTAGGTACAATACTACTTACTGTCGGTTATTTCGGTAGCCATTTTGTCTAA
- the rpmF gene encoding 50S ribosomal protein L32, whose amino-acid sequence MAVQQNKKSRSRRDMRRSHDALTTATVSVDKTTGETHLRHHVTADGYYRGRKVINK is encoded by the coding sequence ATGGCTGTTCAACAAAATAAAAAATCTCGTTCACGTCGTGATATGCGTCGTTCACACGATGCATTAACAACAGCGACAGTTTCAGTAGATAAAACAACTGGTGAAACTCACTTACGTCACCACGTAACTGCTGATGGTTACTACCGTGGTCGTAAAGTAATCAACAAATAA
- the yggU gene encoding DUF167 family protein YggU, producing MEAVERIENPYGIRLRIFLQPKASRDQIVGLHDNELKIAITAPPVDGAANAYLLKYLSKLFKVPKSSIVLEKGELQRHKQLFVPEPKLLPKEIEALLNK from the coding sequence ATGGAAGCGGTAGAACGTATAGAAAATCCATATGGCATCCGCCTGCGGATTTTTTTACAACCAAAGGCAAGTCGCGATCAAATTGTCGGTTTACACGATAACGAACTCAAAATTGCGATTACTGCCCCGCCGGTCGATGGTGCGGCAAATGCGTATTTGCTGAAATATTTAAGTAAGTTATTTAAAGTGCCTAAAAGTAGTATCGTGCTTGAAAAAGGCGAGCTACAGCGACATAAACAATTATTTGTGCCGGAGCCGAAATTGCTTCCGAAAGAAATCGAAGCATTGCTGAATAAATAA
- a CDS encoding oxaloacetate decarboxylase subunit beta, producing MESIIALFQGMGIMHMELGQAIMIAVSLLLLWLAIARGFEPLLLLPIGFGGLLSNIPEAGLAMTALDNLLHHGTTEQLAIIAAKVNSASLDVHSIKEAIALVAPSVQNELEVIAGDMGYTAGVLALFYKVAIGYGVAPLIIFMGVGAMTDFGPLLANPRTLLLGAAAQFGIFATVLGALGLNWLGIIDFTLPQAAAIGIIGGADGPTAIYLASKLAPELLGAIAVAAYSYMALVPLIQPPIMKALTTDAERKIRMVQLRTVSNREKILFPIILLLLVALLLPDAAPLLGMFCFGNLMRVSGVVERLNDTAQNALINIVTIFLGLSVGAKLVADKFLQPQTLGILVLGVIAFCIGTASGVLMAKLMNKFSKNKINPLIGSAGVSAVPMAARVSNKVGLEYDKQNFLLMHAMGPNVAGVIGSAIAAGVMLKYIAAMM from the coding sequence ATGGAAAGTATTATCGCTCTGTTTCAGGGCATGGGCATTATGCATATGGAGCTAGGACAAGCGATTATGATTGCGGTAAGTCTGCTATTGCTCTGGCTTGCGATTGCCCGTGGCTTTGAACCGCTCCTTCTCCTGCCAATCGGCTTTGGCGGTTTGTTATCCAATATTCCGGAAGCCGGTTTGGCAATGACCGCTTTAGATAATCTGTTACATCACGGCACAACCGAACAGCTAGCGATTATTGCGGCGAAAGTAAATAGTGCAAGTTTGGATGTACACAGCATTAAAGAAGCGATTGCACTAGTTGCTCCTTCGGTACAAAACGAGCTAGAAGTGATTGCCGGAGATATGGGCTATACCGCCGGTGTGCTAGCGCTATTCTATAAAGTTGCAATTGGTTATGGTGTTGCACCACTCATCATCTTTATGGGCGTGGGCGCAATGACGGACTTTGGCCCGTTACTCGCGAACCCTCGTACACTCTTATTGGGTGCGGCGGCACAATTCGGTATTTTCGCAACCGTACTCGGCGCTTTAGGTTTGAACTGGTTAGGTATTATTGACTTTACTCTACCGCAAGCGGCGGCGATTGGTATTATCGGTGGTGCGGACGGCCCGACCGCAATCTATCTGGCAAGTAAACTTGCGCCTGAATTACTCGGTGCGATTGCAGTAGCGGCTTACTCTTATATGGCGTTAGTGCCGTTGATTCAGCCGCCGATTATGAAAGCGTTAACCACAGATGCCGAACGCAAAATTCGTATGGTGCAATTACGCACGGTAAGCAATCGAGAAAAAATTCTGTTCCCGATTATCTTACTCTTACTTGTGGCGTTATTACTGCCGGATGCGGCACCGTTACTCGGTATGTTCTGTTTCGGTAACTTAATGCGTGTCAGTGGTGTGGTGGAACGTTTAAATGATACGGCACAAAATGCGCTAATCAATATTGTGACAATTTTCCTTGGCTTATCAGTCGGGGCAAAATTAGTTGCAGATAAATTCCTGCAACCACAAACTTTAGGCATTTTAGTATTAGGCGTAATTGCATTTTGTATCGGTACCGCAAGCGGTGTATTAATGGCAAAATTGATGAATAAATTCAGCAAAAACAAAATTAACCCGCTTATCGGTTCTGCCGGCGTCTCTGCCGTGCCAATGGCGGCTCGTGTATCAAATAAAGTCGGTTTGGAATATGACAAACAAAACTTCTTATTAATGCACGCAATGGGGCCAAACGTAGCCGGTGTAATCGGTTCAGCCATCGCGGCCGGTGTAATGTTAAAATACATTGCGGCGATGATGTAA
- a CDS encoding HlyC/CorC family transporter has protein sequence MDSIPLSTLFISLAILLFLSAFFSSSETGLMSLNRYKMRHLAESGHKGAKLAEKLLSKTDVLLSLILICNNLVNIVASAIATMIGMRLAGDAGVAIATGALTFVMLVFSEILPKTIAAIYPERIGFFASYILTPLKKLLMPLVFFMNLIINALMKLLRVKKDENTGLSAEELRGVVLEAGKFIPTEHQEMLISILDMEKVTVEDIMVPRNDIGGIDIDDDWKSIMRQLNHAAHARVVLYKGNMDKNVLGMLRVREAFRLLLEKDEPSKETLIRAVDEVYFIPEGTPLTTQLMNFKSNKERIGLVVDEYGDIKGLVTLEDILEEIVGEFTTSTAPTIEEEVQQQSDGTVIIEGSANLRDLNKLFGWNLPVDEARTFNGLILEHLEKIPDEDTQFELNNLKVTVLEVADNMVKQAKVEPVLPTKE, from the coding sequence TTGGACAGTATTCCCCTGAGTACGCTTTTTATTTCACTCGCCATTCTTTTATTCCTTTCTGCATTTTTCTCAAGTTCTGAAACGGGTTTAATGTCACTTAACCGTTATAAAATGCGTCACCTTGCCGAAAGCGGTCATAAAGGGGCGAAACTTGCAGAAAAGTTACTCAGTAAAACAGATGTATTACTCAGCCTCATCCTTATCTGTAATAACTTAGTCAATATTGTCGCTTCTGCAATTGCAACAATGATCGGTATGCGTTTAGCCGGTGATGCCGGTGTGGCAATTGCAACTGGTGCATTGACCTTTGTCATGCTGGTTTTCTCAGAAATCTTACCTAAGACGATTGCCGCAATTTATCCGGAAAGAATCGGTTTTTTTGCAAGTTACATCTTGACCCCATTAAAAAAATTATTAATGCCGTTGGTATTCTTTATGAATTTAATCATCAACGCTTTAATGAAACTCTTACGCGTTAAAAAAGATGAAAACACCGGATTAAGTGCGGAAGAATTACGTGGTGTAGTTTTGGAAGCCGGGAAATTTATTCCGACTGAACACCAAGAAATGTTAATTTCCATCTTAGATATGGAAAAAGTAACAGTCGAAGATATTATGGTACCTCGTAATGATATTGGCGGTATCGATATTGATGACGATTGGAAATCCATTATGCGTCAACTAAATCATGCGGCACATGCCCGAGTAGTGTTGTATAAAGGCAATATGGATAAAAATGTGCTAGGAATGTTGCGTGTACGAGAGGCATTCCGCTTGTTATTAGAAAAAGACGAACCAAGTAAGGAAACACTCATTCGTGCGGTTGACGAGGTGTACTTTATTCCGGAAGGCACACCACTGACGACACAATTAATGAACTTTAAAAGCAATAAAGAGCGTATCGGTTTAGTGGTTGATGAATATGGCGATATTAAAGGTTTAGTTACCTTAGAAGATATTTTAGAAGAAATTGTTGGTGAGTTTACTACTTCCACCGCGCCAACGATCGAAGAAGAAGTTCAGCAACAATCGGATGGCACGGTCATTATTGAAGGTTCAGCAAATTTACGTGATTTAAATAAATTATTTGGCTGGAATTTACCGGTTGATGAAGCACGAACATTCAACGGTCTTATTTTGGAACATCTTGAAAAAATTCCGGATGAAGATACGCAATTTGAACTGAATAATTTAAAAGTTACAGTTCTAGAAGTGGCGGATAATATGGTAAAACAAGCTAAAGTCGAACCAGTTCTCCCAACCAAAGAATAG